In Oscillospiraceae bacterium, the following are encoded in one genomic region:
- the fliI gene encoding flagellar protein export ATPase FliI produces the protein MDFDVYFNKVDKTDTIIHSGKIENIVGMVIESTGPNADIGTVCRIYNSKRNSYTYAEIVGFKEKRVLLMPYEELNGIAKGSIVESTGDILKIPVGDQIIGRVVDGFGNIIDGKPGVVCGEYYPVYNKPSNPFERERISERITIGVKAIDSLLTCGKGQRMGIFSGSGVGKSTLMGMISRNIEADVNVIALVGERGREVRDFIEKDLGESGMKKTVLVVATSDQPAMMRLKCALTATTIAEYFKDKGKDVLLMMDSLTRFAMAQREIGLAAGEPPVARGYTPSLYSILPKLLERTGNFKNGSITGIYTVLVEGDDINEPISDTVRGIIDGHIVLSRKVAMRSHYPAIDILASISRIMNEIVSPEHIRTASAIRSRLSAYYDNFDLISIGAYKTGTNTKIDDAINNIDRINDFLRQGVEERFSFDQTYKMMNEIIK, from the coding sequence ATGGATTTTGATGTATATTTTAACAAAGTAGATAAAACGGACACTATAATCCACAGCGGAAAAATTGAGAATATTGTTGGCATGGTTATCGAGAGCACGGGACCGAATGCTGATATCGGAACAGTCTGCAGGATATATAATTCAAAAAGAAATTCATATACATATGCGGAAATCGTCGGCTTTAAGGAAAAAAGAGTATTGCTGATGCCTTATGAAGAGCTTAACGGCATCGCAAAGGGGAGCATTGTCGAATCAACCGGTGATATTTTAAAAATACCGGTCGGAGATCAAATAATCGGAAGAGTTGTAGACGGATTCGGGAATATCATCGACGGAAAACCGGGCGTTGTGTGCGGCGAATATTATCCTGTATACAACAAGCCTTCAAATCCGTTTGAAAGAGAGCGCATCAGTGAAAGAATTACTATAGGAGTAAAAGCAATTGATTCGCTTCTTACCTGCGGAAAAGGGCAGAGAATGGGTATATTTTCCGGAAGCGGAGTCGGAAAAAGCACTCTAATGGGTATGATATCCAGAAATATAGAAGCTGACGTAAACGTAATCGCTCTCGTGGGAGAAAGAGGCAGGGAAGTAAGGGATTTTATCGAAAAAGACCTCGGCGAAAGCGGAATGAAGAAAACCGTGCTTGTTGTTGCGACATCAGACCAGCCGGCAATGATGAGGTTAAAATGCGCCCTTACCGCAACGACTATAGCCGAATACTTCAAGGACAAGGGCAAGGATGTGCTTTTAATGATGGATTCTCTTACCAGGTTTGCGATGGCGCAGAGAGAAATCGGGCTTGCCGCAGGCGAGCCGCCGGTGGCGAGAGGCTATACACCTTCGTTGTATTCCATTCTTCCTAAGCTGCTTGAGCGCACGGGGAATTTTAAAAACGGTTCTATTACCGGCATTTATACGGTGCTGGTCGAAGGAGACGACATAAACGAACCTATATCCGACACCGTAAGAGGTATCATAGACGGTCATATTGTTTTATCGAGAAAGGTGGCAATGCGCAGTCACTATCCGGCCATAGATATACTTGCGAGCATCAGCCGTATAATGAATGAAATAGTATCTCCGGAGCATATACGCACGGCATCGGCGATACGTTCACGGCTTTCAGCCTATTATGACAATTTCGATCTGATAAGCATCGGCGCGTATAAAACCGGAACAAACACAAAAATTGATGACGCCATTAATAATATCGACAGGATTAATGATTTTTTAAGGCAAGGCGTAGAAGAAAGATTCAGTTTTGATCAAACATATAAAATGATGAACGAAATCATAAAATAA